The Bifidobacterium bifidum ATCC 29521 = JCM 1255 = DSM 20456 region AAAATGTGGATATGTGGATGAATGCATGGATATCCACAGCTATCCACATCGCCGACGAGCCTGCGCGATTTCTCACGATGTGGGTGATACGGCGATTCTGGGAGGATTACGACAGCGTGCATTGGTACGATAGGGCGTTATGAGCGAGAACATCATGCGAATCATTGATCTACGGGGCAAGAACCTGTCCCGCGCCGAGTTACTTGCCGCGATGCCGCGCGCCGCGATGGGCACTTCCGAAGCCACCGATCTGGTGCGGCCTATTCTTGACGACGTCAAGGAACGCGGCGCCGCGGCCCTGCGAGACTTCGAGGAGAAGTTCGATCATGTGCGTCCCGAGCACCTGCGCGTGCCGGTCGAGGCGATGACCGCGGCACTTGAGACGCTTGATCCCGAAGTACGCGCCGCCATCGAGGAGTCCGTGCGTCGCGCACGCGCCGTCGCCGCCAACCAGGTGCCGAAGGACTTTTACACCGATCTGGCCGAAGGCGCCCGCGTCGCCGAGCGTTGGATTCCGATCCAGCGCGTCGGTCTGTACGTGCCCGGCGGCAAGGCTGTCTACCCGTCTTCCGTGATCATGAACGCCGTGCCGGCGCAGGCCGCTGGCGTCGAGTCGCTGGCCATCGCCACTCCGCCCGCACGCGACAACGCGGAAGGACTGCCCAACAAGACCATCCTCGCCACCTGCGCCATCCTCGGCGTCGACGAGGTCTACGCGGTCGGTGGCACCCAGGCCATCGCCATGTTCGCATACGGAGCCAAGGGCTCCGAGCCGCAGGACGGAGACGTGCTGTGCGACCCGGTCGACAAGATCACCGGCCCGGGCAACATCTTCGTGGCCACCGCCAAGTCGCTCGTCTCCGCGTTCGTGGGCATCGACGCGGTCGCCGGCCCCACCGAGATCGGCATCATCGCCGACAAGACCGCCGACCCGAGCCTGCTGGCCGCCGACCTGATCGGTCAGGCCGAGCATGACGAGCTCGCCGGCTCCGTGCTGTTCACCGATTCCACCGAGATCGCCGAGAAGGTTCAGGAGTCCCTGAACTACCGCGTGCCGCGCACCGAACACGCCGAGCGCGTCCACACGTCGCTGTCCGGAAGCCAGTCGGCCATCGTCCTGACCGACAGCCTCGACCAGTCCATCGACGCGGCCAACGCATATGCGGCCGAGCATCTCGAAATCCAGACTGCCGACGCGGACGCCGTCGTGCCACGCATCAAGAACGCGGGCGCCATCTTCCGCGGCCCGTACTCCCCGGTGCCGCTGGGCGATTACATGTCCGGCTCCAACCACGTGCTGCCCACCGGCGGCACCGCCCGCTTCGCCGCGGGACTCGGCGTGCACACGTTCATGAAGCCCGTCGAGGTCATCGAATACGACGAGGAGGGCCTGAAGGCCCTCGCTGCGCGCATCAACGCCTTCGCCGTCTCCGAGGACCTGCCCGCCCACGGCGAGTGTGTCCTGTCGCGCTTCGTCAAGGATCCGTACGACAAGGCCACGCTGCGCGAACAGGAGAAGGAAGCCGGTCTGCGCTAAGGGCTGCTTGGGTGGTTTGCCCCCCCAGTCTGCCGCGTGCGAATGCGAATACAACCCCCGTCAGCGGGACTATAGACGGAAAGAACAGAGAGCAATGAGTGAGAACAACAGCAATGCAATTCCGGCGAGCCTGCCGCTCAGGGACGATCTGATCGGCGAGGAGCCGTACGGCGCGCCGCAGCTCGACGTGCCGGTGTGCCTGAACGTCAACGAGAACCCGTATGCGCCGGATCCAGCCGTGTGCGACACCATCGCCAGGCGCGTGCGTGAGATCGCGCCCACGCTCAACCGCTACCCGGATCGCGAGCATATCGAACTTCGCCAGGCGTTCTCCGACTACCTCGCCCGCGAATCCGGCACCCGTCTCGACGTGGACGAACTGTGGGGCGCGAACGGCTCCAACGAGATTATGCTCCAGCTGTTCCAGGCCTTCGGCGGCCCGGGCCGCACCGCCTTGGGCGCCGACCCGACCTACTCCATGTACCCCGAATACGCGCGCGACACGTTCACTGGCTGGAAGCTCGCCCACCGCAACGCCGATTTCACGCTGAACGTCGACAGGGTAATCGAGGCCATCGCCGAGGTCAAGCCCTCGATGGTGCTGCTCACCAGCCCGAACAACCCCACCGGCACGCCGCTGCCGATGGCCGACATCGAACGCATCCTCGCCGCCTGCGAGACCGCCGACGTGGCGGGCGCGGGCGAAGGCGTCCACCCGATCCTCGTCATCGACGAGGCGTACGTGGAGTTCCGCAAGCCCGGCACGCCGAGCGCGGTCTCGCTCATCAAGAACCACCCGAACCTCGCCGTCAGCCGCACGATGAGCAAGGCGTTCGCATTCGCCGGCGCACGTGTCGGCTATCTCGCCGCGAGCAAGGGCATCATCGACTGCGTGCGCATCGTGCGTATGCCCTACCACCTGTCCGCCGTGACCCAGGCCGCCGCGCTCGCGGCGTTCGAACACACCGACGAGCAGCTGAGCCGCGTCGAGCACTTGCGTGAGATCCGCGAATCCACCGCCGAATGGCTGTCACGTCAGACCTACAAGGGCGAGCCGCTCGAAGTGGCCGAGTCCGGTTCGAACTTCCTGCTGTTCGGTGGGCATTTCGACGACCGCGAGGCCATCTTCGACGAGCTGCTCAGGCGCGGCGTGCTCATCCGCGTGGTCGGCCCGGACGGCTGGCTGCGCATGTGCATGGGCACCGACAAGGAGATGGAACAATTCCGTAACGCGCTGACCGAAGCATTGCGTATTGTAGAAAGCAGATAACAACTCCCGAAACGCCGGCGGCGCGCGCGACCATTAACGTCATGACCCGTCGTCGGCGACCGCCGACCGGCACACTGGCCGGCAGGCAAGCCGGGACTTATCGGGACATATCAGGATCAAGGACCAAGGAGCACATCATGGCGCGTACCGCGCACATCGTCCGCGAGACCAGCGAATCGCACATCGAACTCAGCCTGAACCTTGACGGCACCGGCAAGACCGACATCGACACCTCCGTGCCGTTCTACAACCATATGATGAACGCGCTCGGCAAGCATTCGCTCATCGACCTGACGATTCATGCGCACGGCGACACCGACATCGACGTGCACCACACCGTCGAGGATACGGCCATCGTGTTCGGCGAGGCGTTGAAGCAGGCGCTCGGCGACAAGCGAGGCATCCGCCGCTTCGCCGACGCCACCGTGCCGCTCGACGAGGCGCTCGCCAAGGCCGTCGTCGACATTTCAGGCCGTCCGTACTGCGTGTGCTCCGGCGAACCCGACGGCTTCGAATATTGCATGATCGGCGGCCACTTCACAGGCTCCCTGGTACGCCACGTCATGGAATCCATCGCCTTCC contains the following coding sequences:
- the hisD gene encoding histidinol dehydrogenase — its product is MSENIMRIIDLRGKNLSRAELLAAMPRAAMGTSEATDLVRPILDDVKERGAAALRDFEEKFDHVRPEHLRVPVEAMTAALETLDPEVRAAIEESVRRARAVAANQVPKDFYTDLAEGARVAERWIPIQRVGLYVPGGKAVYPSSVIMNAVPAQAAGVESLAIATPPARDNAEGLPNKTILATCAILGVDEVYAVGGTQAIAMFAYGAKGSEPQDGDVLCDPVDKITGPGNIFVATAKSLVSAFVGIDAVAGPTEIGIIADKTADPSLLAADLIGQAEHDELAGSVLFTDSTEIAEKVQESLNYRVPRTEHAERVHTSLSGSQSAIVLTDSLDQSIDAANAYAAEHLEIQTADADAVVPRIKNAGAIFRGPYSPVPLGDYMSGSNHVLPTGGTARFAAGLGVHTFMKPVEVIEYDEEGLKALAARINAFAVSEDLPAHGECVLSRFVKDPYDKATLREQEKEAGLR
- a CDS encoding histidinol-phosphate transaminase; this translates as MSENNSNAIPASLPLRDDLIGEEPYGAPQLDVPVCLNVNENPYAPDPAVCDTIARRVREIAPTLNRYPDREHIELRQAFSDYLARESGTRLDVDELWGANGSNEIMLQLFQAFGGPGRTALGADPTYSMYPEYARDTFTGWKLAHRNADFTLNVDRVIEAIAEVKPSMVLLTSPNNPTGTPLPMADIERILAACETADVAGAGEGVHPILVIDEAYVEFRKPGTPSAVSLIKNHPNLAVSRTMSKAFAFAGARVGYLAASKGIIDCVRIVRMPYHLSAVTQAAALAAFEHTDEQLSRVEHLREIRESTAEWLSRQTYKGEPLEVAESGSNFLLFGGHFDDREAIFDELLRRGVLIRVVGPDGWLRMCMGTDKEMEQFRNALTEALRIVESR
- the hisB gene encoding imidazoleglycerol-phosphate dehydratase HisB, with translation MARTAHIVRETSESHIELSLNLDGTGKTDIDTSVPFYNHMMNALGKHSLIDLTIHAHGDTDIDVHHTVEDTAIVFGEALKQALGDKRGIRRFADATVPLDEALAKAVVDISGRPYCVCSGEPDGFEYCMIGGHFTGSLVRHVMESIAFHAGICLHMQVLAGRDPHHIAEAEFKALARALRFAVEPDPRIQGLIPSTKGAL